One genomic window of Telopea speciosissima isolate NSW1024214 ecotype Mountain lineage unplaced genomic scaffold, Tspe_v1 Tspe_v1.0370, whole genome shotgun sequence includes the following:
- the LOC122648029 gene encoding myosin-16-like, whose translation MASSFRSDNDSSFNIDEFLHLGMMCTELKREKDMLRESQSQSTELIKRLEFDIKSLLEARLEDRKYIQELETEVRHYSVNMGHLHDQLNLRTVEANCLGEHVHSLEMKLAEFGNLNDKVKKLREELEKSESERMFLMQELENREGELHDSRLYIEKLDESISSMALEYQCEIESTKLDLITLEQRSFEAKKFHEATDQEKSQVDELMEEFEVQFQNAQKMIECLEKENKDLKEKLGVTERNAQIFCQKVGERLGKWLENKKRSRHGIQSSGSKLENLFSASEDMSTCEEVLGPLLSKMAVVAALDEDLKEEMEKMSHQIHEYELIVEQLKEELKEEKFKAKEEAEDLTQEMAELRYQIMDMLEQECKRRAFIEQVSLRRIAELEEQVRKEQRKSSIATSQLREMQKLAESRSMEVYGVENVWEGLSIYPQRDEVCSCGNCPISRNISVSCQTEEPVKAEPSELDSTDDYTISRAAMTWHSNDNELLQRERNSKNPVIETEILIDAI comes from the exons AGGCTAGAATTTGATATAAAGTCACTATTGGAAGCTCGCTTAGAAGACAGAAAATACATTCAGGAGTTGGAAACCGAAGTTAGGCACTATTCTGTGAACATGG GACACTTGCATGATCAACTGAACCTGAGGACTGTAGAAGCAAATTGTTTGGGTGAGCATGTGCACAGCCTTGAGATGAAGCTAGCAGAGTTTGGAAACTTAAATGACAAAGTGAAAAAGCTGAGGGAGGAGCTGGAGAAATCTGAATCTGAGCGCATGTTCTTGATGCAAGAATTGGAGAACAGAGAAGGGGAGTTGCATGATTCAAGATTGTATATTGAGAAACTGGATGAGTCAATTTCATCTATGGCATTGGAATACCAGTGTGAAATAGAGAGCACGAAGCTTGATCTGATCACCTTGGAGCAGAGGTCCTTTGAGGCAAAGAAATTTCATGAAGCAACTGACCAAGAAAAATCTCAGGTGGATGAGTTAATGGAAGAGTTTGAAGTCCAGTTTCAGAATGCCCAGAAAATGATTGAATGTTTGGAGAAGGAGAACAAAGATTTGAAAGAGAAGCTAGGAGTAACAGAGAGGAATGCTCAAATATTTTGTCAAAAGGTTGGAGAACGCCTTGGAAAATGGCTGGAAAACAAGAAGAGATCTAGACACGGTATTCAATCTTCTGGGAGTAAGCTGGAGAATCTATTTTCTGCATCAGAAGATATGAG CACTTGTGAGGAAGTTTTGGGCCCACTCCTCTCAAAAATGGCTGTTGTAGCTGCTTTAGATGAAGATTTaaaggaggagatggagaagatgtcACATCAGATCCATGAATATGAGCTTATTGTGGAGCAGCTCAAG GAAGAACTGAAGGAAGAGAAATTCAAGGCAAAGGAAGAGGCAGAAGACCTAACCCAGGAAATGGCCGAGTTGAGGTACCAAATTATGGACATGCTTGAACAAGAGTGCAAACGCCGTGCTTTCATTGAACAAGTATCCCTACGAAGAATAGCTGAGTTAgaggaacag GTTCGCAAAGAACAGAGAAAGTCTTCTATTGCCACCAGTCAACTTCGTGAAATGCAGAAATTAGCTGAATCAAGATCCATGGAGGTTTATGGTGTAGAAAATGTTTGGGAG GGACTAAGCATATATCCACAGAGAGACGAAGTGTGCAGCTGCGGGAACTGcccaatctcaagaaatatttcTGTTTCTTGTCAAACAGAAGAGCCTGTTAAAGCCGAGCCTTCTGAATTGGATTCAACTGATGATTACACAATCTCTAGAGCAGCCATGACATGGCATTCAAATGACAATGAACtattacagagagagagaaattccaAAAACCCAGTCATTGAAAcagaaattttgattgatgCAATATGA